The DNA segment GAGTTCGTCGCCGAGACGATGGCCGAGCTGTACAACTTCGATGTCGATGCGTACCCGGACCGGCTCCGATTCGTGAATTTCGATCCAGAGGTGGAGGCCAGCGTCGGCGGGATGGACGCCGACAGCCGGCCGATCACGGCGAACCTGCTCGAACCCGCTGTCTGGGAGCGAGCACTTTCGACAGCGATCGACAGCGTCGCCGACGACCGCGTGCTCGTGTTCGGAAGCGCGCTGAACCTGTTTTTGTTCTCGCCGACCTATGCCGACGACAGCATCGAAGCGTTCGTCGAGACCGTCGAACGCGACGACGACCACACGTACCTGTTTACCGTCAGTACGTCCGCGTTCGAAGCGGAGATCGCTCGCGTCGAGGACGCCTCGGATACGGTACTGATGACGGAGATGCCAGACGATCAGCTGTACTTGCGCGGCGAACGATCCGATTCGGTCACGGTCTCGACTGACGACGTTCCGGTCCCGTTCACCCCGGAGCAACTCGCGACGATCAAATCCGTCTCCGAACAGACTCGGACGAGCCTCATCCCGACGCTGAAAGAGCTATAGGGGTCCCGCGACCGTCACTGTGAAAGGTCCCGCCCTCGTTTCGATCAGCGATGGAAGTCACGCTGCTGGGGACCGGTGACACGACGGGGACACCGACCGTCGGCTGTGACTGCGACACCTGCGAGCGTGCCCGTTCGATGGGTGTCGAGCGCACCCGCTTCTCGGTGCACGTCGAGTCGGCGTCCGGAGGGACGCTGTTGATCGATTTCAGCCCCGATTTCCGGTATCAATTCCTGCGCGAGGACTGTGATCCGCCGGACGCTGCGGTCGTCACGCACATTCATTTCGATCACCTCGACGGACTGGGGAACGTCTACCGGCTCGTCGACGAGTTACCGGTGTACGCGACCGACGAGACCGATCCGACGACCGGCGAGAGCGTCGCTCAGACCGTTCGGGGGCGCTACGACTATCTCGATGCGGTGTCCGTCGAACCGACAGCGCCCTTCGAGACGGTCGAGACGGCTGGCCTGGAACTGACGCTCGTCCCCGTCGATCACCCGCCGCTTCTGTGTTACGGCCTGCTCGTCGAGGATTCCGAGACTGGCAGCCGACTCGCGCTCTCGGGCGATACCAGCTACGCGATTCCCGACCGATCGCTTGACGTCCTTTCGGGGGCGGATCTCCTGCTGGCTGACGGCATCGTCCCCGCGGAAAACTGCGAGTATCACCCGATGGGCGGTCGCCACCACGACGACGCGGGCGTCCCCCGGACCTTCGGCGACAAGCACATGACCATCGAAGGGGCCCGCCAGCTCGGTGACCGACTCGACGCGACCGAGACGCGGCTCGTCCACCTCTCGCATTACATTCCTGCCGACCGAGCGTTCGCCGAGGATATGGCCGTCGACGGGGCGCGCTTCGAGTTGTGATCGTGGGACGGTCGTCGGGATTTGGATGGACGGGCCGGCCTACCCGAACCGGTCCAGCCCCGCCTGTCGCCGCTGGTGTCCCTTCGGGTCGCGCACCCAGGCGCTGTGTTCCGCCCGCTCGGTCATGCGGTCGAACGCGGGCGGCTCAGCGGAGCCGTGTCCCGGACACTCCGGGCCGCACTCGGCGGCCGGTTCCACGATCCGATCGTGATAGGTACAGTACGGCACGGTCGCGTCCCGCGAGTCGTCGTCGGGATCGCAGTTCGCACACGCCGGCAGTTCCGCTGGCCGCCAGCCTTTGC comes from the Halapricum desulfuricans genome and includes:
- a CDS encoding MBL fold metallo-hydrolase, encoding MEVTLLGTGDTTGTPTVGCDCDTCERARSMGVERTRFSVHVESASGGTLLIDFSPDFRYQFLREDCDPPDAAVVTHIHFDHLDGLGNVYRLVDELPVYATDETDPTTGESVAQTVRGRYDYLDAVSVEPTAPFETVETAGLELTLVPVDHPPLLCYGLLVEDSETGSRLALSGDTSYAIPDRSLDVLSGADLLLADGIVPAENCEYHPMGGRHHDDAGVPRTFGDKHMTIEGARQLGDRLDATETRLVHLSHYIPADRAFAEDMAVDGARFEL